The Sulfitobacter sp. S223 genome has a window encoding:
- a CDS encoding molybdopterin-binding protein, giving the protein MKFGAVPTKDAQGCVLAHSVALPQGRLRKGQVLDSSDIAALVDAQIEQVIVARLERNDVGEDAAADALADALMEGGSGMRRSAAFTGRVNLIADHAGVALLDVSALDDVNGGDPMITVATIPPHHQLRAGDMMATIKIISYGVPRAALDTAIAAARGAIRLATPVLDRATLIITEIPGGAGDKGRVAIEDRLTALGVTLETVTLVPHRTADLQAAIEAAKSPLVLVLTGSATSDIADVAPSALVRAGGEIIRFGMPVDPGNLLFLGHRGTQQVIGLPGCARSPALNGADWVLARVICGVAVEARDIARMGVGGLLKEIPTRPQPRRPRA; this is encoded by the coding sequence ATGAAGTTCGGCGCGGTCCCCACCAAAGACGCGCAAGGCTGTGTGCTGGCGCATTCCGTGGCTTTGCCACAAGGGCGTTTGCGCAAGGGACAGGTGCTGGATTCCTCTGACATTGCTGCGTTGGTGGACGCACAGATCGAACAGGTCATCGTTGCAAGACTTGAACGCAACGATGTGGGCGAAGACGCTGCCGCAGATGCGCTGGCAGACGCACTGATGGAAGGTGGCAGCGGGATGCGCCGCAGTGCGGCCTTTACCGGACGGGTGAACCTGATCGCCGATCACGCAGGTGTTGCCCTGTTGGACGTGTCGGCGCTGGATGATGTGAATGGCGGTGATCCGATGATCACGGTCGCCACAATCCCGCCGCACCACCAGTTGCGCGCAGGCGATATGATGGCCACGATCAAGATCATCTCATACGGCGTGCCTCGTGCCGCATTGGACACGGCAATAGCCGCCGCGCGCGGCGCGATACGCCTTGCCACGCCTGTGCTGGACCGGGCCACACTGATCATCACGGAAATCCCGGGTGGTGCGGGGGATAAAGGGCGCGTCGCGATTGAGGACAGGCTTACAGCGCTTGGCGTAACGCTTGAAACTGTCACGCTGGTGCCGCATCGCACCGCTGATTTGCAGGCGGCCATCGAAGCGGCCAAATCGCCCTTAGTGCTGGTGCTTACCGGCTCTGCAACGTCTGATATTGCCGATGTCGCGCCTTCCGCTCTGGTGCGGGCCGGTGGAGAGATCATACGCTTTGGCATGCCGGTCGATCCGGGTAACTTGTTGTTTCTGGGGCACCGTGGCACGCAGCAGGTTATTGGATTGCCGGGCTGTGCGCGGTCTCCTGCGCTTAACGGGGCGGATTGGGTTCTGGCGCGGGTGATTTGCGGCGTGGCGGTTGAAGCGCGCGACATTGCCCGCATGGGCGTGGGTGGTTTGCTCAAAGAAATACCAACCCGTCCGCAGCCGCGCCGCCCGCGCGCCTGA
- a CDS encoding XdhC family protein: MQAISGAPEQALAWIKAGHGAAIATVIETWGSAPRRVGAQMVVSSEGDMEGSVSGGCVEGAVVLEALEALEDGESKVLEYGVSDGDAFAVGLACGGTIRVLVEPVGAGGMALDMLENLVAARAARTPVAYEVTLNGSHRALVSQGHDARFRMDRSGLEEDGETFVAIHNPPLRLVVVGAVHIAQALVPMARIAGFDPFVIDPREAFGSAARFPDAEVINDWPDAALEEVGVDTRTALVLLTHDPKLDDPALHVGLRSGAFYIGALGSKRTHASRVERLVDAGFDQHTIARINGPVGLNIGAAGPAEIAVSILAQMIEALRLP; the protein is encoded by the coding sequence ATGCAAGCAATATCAGGTGCGCCGGAACAGGCGTTGGCATGGATCAAGGCAGGCCACGGGGCCGCAATTGCGACCGTGATCGAGACATGGGGCTCAGCGCCGCGCCGCGTCGGGGCGCAAATGGTTGTGTCCTCCGAAGGTGACATGGAAGGTTCCGTGTCTGGCGGCTGTGTCGAGGGGGCTGTGGTGCTTGAGGCGCTGGAAGCACTGGAAGACGGAGAAAGCAAGGTGCTCGAATACGGTGTCAGTGACGGTGATGCGTTTGCCGTTGGACTGGCCTGTGGCGGCACAATCCGTGTGCTGGTGGAGCCTGTCGGCGCGGGTGGCATGGCACTGGATATGCTGGAGAATCTGGTCGCGGCGCGGGCAGCGCGCACGCCTGTTGCCTATGAGGTGACCCTGAATGGCAGCCATCGCGCATTGGTTTCACAGGGGCATGACGCCCGCTTTCGCATGGACCGGTCGGGTCTGGAGGAAGACGGCGAAACCTTTGTCGCTATCCACAACCCGCCGCTTCGGTTGGTGGTGGTTGGTGCTGTACATATCGCGCAGGCGCTGGTCCCGATGGCGCGCATCGCAGGCTTTGACCCTTTCGTGATCGACCCGCGAGAGGCATTCGGTTCAGCAGCGCGGTTTCCAGACGCAGAGGTGATCAATGACTGGCCCGATGCGGCGCTTGAGGAAGTAGGCGTAGACACCCGCACCGCGCTGGTTCTGCTTACCCATGATCCCAAGCTGGACGATCCGGCGCTGCATGTCGGCCTGCGCTCTGGCGCGTTTTACATTGGCGCACTTGGATCAAAGCGCACCCATGCCTCGCGGGTAGAACGGCTTGTGGATGCTGGATTTGATCAACATACAATTGCCCGTATCAACGGCCCTGTTGGCCTTAACATCGGGGCCGCAGGACCGGCAGAGATTGCTGTGTCGATCCTTGCGCAAATGATCGAAGCGCTGCGCCTGCCATGA
- a CDS encoding xanthine dehydrogenase family protein molybdopterin-binding subunit, protein MPKDSGIGASSKRREDVRFLTGEGNYTDDINVNGQAHVYFLRSDIAHGTLKNVDTSAAEGMDGVVKIFTGADFEAVGSVPCGWQVTDKHGEPMQEPRHPVLAHGKVRHVGEPIAAVVAETLEQARDAAEAIVLDIDELPAVVNMKDAVKADAPKVHDDLTSNLCYDWGFVEENKAAVDEAFEKAAHVTTLELVNNRLVANPMEPRVAVGDYARGTGDHTLYTTSQNPHVIRLLMGAFVLGIPEHKLRVVAPDVGGGFGTKIFHYQEEAFVTFAAKACNRAVKWTSSRSEAFMSDAHGRDHVTKIELALDADNNFTALRTDTYANMGAYLSTFAPSVPTWLHGTLMAGNYKTPLIYVNVKAVFTNTVPVDAYRGAGRPEATYQLERLVDKAAHELKVDPIKLRRQNFIMEFPYATPVAVEYDTGDYVATMDKLEEMADISGFEARRKASEAKGKLRGFGVNCYIEACGIAPSNLVGQLGARAGLFESCTVRVNATGGLVVMTGSHSHGQGHETSFAQVVADMIGIPEDMVEIVHGDTANTPMGMGTYGSRSLAVGGSAMVRATEKIIAKATKIASHLLEASEGDVELKDGAFTVAGTDKSVAWGDVTLAAYVPHNYPLEEIEPGLEETAFYDPSNFTYPSGAYACEVELDPETGQVTVERFSAADDFGNIVNPMIVTGQVHGGLAQGIGQALLENCSYDSDGQLLSASYMDYAMPRASDLPFYDVDHSCQTPCTHNPLGVKGCGEAGAIGSPAAVVNAVLDAMRSGGSTVDHIDMPVSPHRVWEAMNG, encoded by the coding sequence ATGCCAAAGGACAGTGGTATCGGCGCCAGCAGCAAGCGGCGCGAAGACGTTCGGTTTTTGACCGGAGAAGGCAACTATACAGATGACATCAACGTAAACGGGCAGGCCCATGTTTACTTTTTGCGCTCTGATATTGCGCATGGCACGCTTAAAAATGTGGATACTTCAGCAGCCGAAGGGATGGACGGCGTGGTGAAGATTTTCACAGGCGCTGATTTTGAGGCCGTAGGCTCGGTGCCGTGTGGCTGGCAGGTGACGGACAAACATGGGGAACCCATGCAAGAGCCGCGCCATCCGGTGCTGGCACACGGCAAAGTCCGCCACGTGGGCGAACCGATTGCCGCTGTTGTTGCGGAAACACTGGAACAGGCCCGTGACGCTGCCGAGGCGATTGTCCTTGATATCGACGAATTGCCAGCAGTGGTGAACATGAAAGACGCGGTCAAGGCAGATGCGCCAAAGGTGCATGACGATCTGACCTCCAACCTGTGTTACGACTGGGGCTTTGTTGAGGAAAACAAGGCCGCGGTGGATGAGGCGTTTGAAAAAGCGGCCCATGTCACCACGCTTGAACTGGTGAACAACCGGCTTGTGGCCAACCCGATGGAGCCGCGCGTGGCTGTGGGCGATTATGCCCGTGGCACCGGTGATCACACGCTCTACACGACTTCGCAGAACCCGCATGTGATCCGCTTGCTCATGGGCGCGTTTGTTCTGGGCATCCCGGAGCACAAGCTGCGCGTTGTTGCCCCTGATGTGGGCGGCGGATTTGGGACAAAAATCTTCCATTATCAGGAAGAGGCCTTTGTCACCTTCGCGGCTAAAGCGTGTAACCGCGCGGTCAAATGGACATCGTCGCGATCCGAGGCATTCATGTCGGACGCGCATGGCCGTGACCACGTCACCAAGATCGAGCTGGCGTTGGACGCAGACAACAACTTTACCGCGCTGCGCACCGATACATACGCCAATATGGGCGCCTATCTTAGCACCTTTGCGCCGTCTGTGCCGACCTGGCTGCACGGCACGCTGATGGCGGGTAACTACAAAACCCCGCTGATTTATGTGAACGTGAAGGCCGTATTCACCAACACTGTGCCCGTCGATGCCTATCGCGGCGCTGGTCGCCCGGAGGCGACATATCAGCTTGAGCGTTTGGTCGATAAGGCCGCCCATGAGCTGAAAGTCGACCCGATCAAACTGCGCCGCCAGAACTTTATCATGGAGTTCCCATACGCCACGCCTGTGGCGGTGGAATATGACACTGGCGACTACGTTGCGACGATGGACAAGCTCGAAGAGATGGCCGACATCTCTGGCTTTGAGGCGCGGCGCAAAGCATCCGAGGCCAAGGGCAAGCTGCGCGGCTTTGGCGTGAACTGCTATATTGAGGCGTGCGGCATCGCACCGTCAAACCTTGTGGGCCAGCTTGGCGCGCGGGCGGGTCTGTTTGAGTCGTGCACCGTGCGGGTCAATGCGACAGGCGGCCTGGTGGTCATGACAGGTAGCCACAGCCACGGGCAGGGGCATGAGACGTCGTTCGCTCAGGTTGTTGCCGATATGATCGGCATCCCGGAAGATATGGTTGAGATCGTGCATGGTGATACGGCCAACACGCCGATGGGTATGGGCACCTATGGATCACGCTCACTTGCTGTTGGCGGCTCCGCTATGGTGCGCGCGACCGAAAAGATCATTGCCAAGGCCACCAAGATCGCGAGCCACTTGCTGGAGGCCTCGGAAGGCGATGTGGAGCTGAAAGACGGCGCGTTCACTGTGGCAGGGACGGATAAATCCGTTGCTTGGGGCGATGTGACGCTGGCGGCTTATGTGCCTCACAACTACCCGTTGGAAGAGATCGAACCGGGTCTGGAAGAAACAGCCTTTTATGATCCGTCGAACTTTACCTATCCTTCGGGTGCCTACGCCTGTGAGGTCGAACTTGATCCCGAAACGGGCCAGGTCACGGTTGAGCGTTTCTCGGCGGCGGATGATTTCGGCAATATCGTGAACCCGATGATCGTGACCGGACAGGTCCACGGAGGTCTGGCGCAAGGCATCGGTCAGGCGCTGCTGGAAAATTGTTCCTATGACAGCGACGGCCAGTTGCTGAGCGCGAGCTACATGGACTACGCCATGCCGCGCGCCTCTGACCTGCCGTTTTATGACGTGGATCATTCCTGCCAGACACCCTGTACGCACAACCCGCTTGGCGTGAAGGGCTGTGGCGAGGCCGGCGCGATTGGCTCACCTGCGGCGGTGGTAAACGCGGTTCTGGACGCAATGCGTTCGGGGGGCAGCACGGTCGATCACATCGACATGCCTGTCTCACCGCACCGCGTTTGGGAAGCGATGAACGGTTAA
- a CDS encoding (2Fe-2S)-binding protein, protein MTQVKMTVNGKAATGEVEGRTLLVQFLRDKLGMTGTHVGCDTSQCGACVVHVNGEAVKSCTMLAVEAQGAEVATIEGQAAPDGTLNTIQQAFQDHHGLQCGFCTPGMVMSAAALLKENPKPTEADVRHYLDGNICRCTGYHNIVKAIMAASGQDVSSIAAE, encoded by the coding sequence ATGACACAGGTTAAAATGACCGTGAACGGGAAAGCCGCCACTGGGGAAGTCGAAGGCCGCACGCTGCTGGTGCAGTTTCTGCGCGACAAACTTGGTATGACGGGGACCCACGTTGGCTGCGACACCAGTCAGTGCGGCGCATGTGTGGTCCATGTAAACGGCGAAGCGGTCAAATCCTGCACGATGCTGGCCGTTGAGGCGCAAGGCGCCGAGGTCGCGACCATCGAAGGGCAGGCGGCACCGGATGGCACGCTGAACACAATCCAGCAAGCGTTTCAGGACCATCACGGCCTGCAATGCGGTTTCTGCACGCCGGGCATGGTGATGTCTGCCGCAGCGCTACTGAAAGAAAACCCCAAGCCCACCGAAGCAGACGTGCGTCATTATCTGGACGGCAATATCTGCCGCTGCACAGGCTACCATAACATCGTCAAGGCGATCATGGCGGCATCGGGTCAGGACGTCAGCTCAATCGCTGCGGAATAA
- a CDS encoding YdiY family protein produces the protein MNTLMKFATVSALALMVAAPASAQNRITGVEALNDQIDDITDDVNTEIARGEDADRFGPNGVAQGWRGSFALSASGTSGNTDTGEISGAGRLTYGVGDWNHLIGFATEYGESNGIKSEEKFFATYEGSRYFTPSLYAFGVARYQYDGYLTDGAGVGIDGSETDAFLGFGPGYRVLNKDNHTWRVQAGPGVRYFKDVTGSSETEVGFIATSRYFYGFNETVSFTMDTDILGSDINTVISNDAGVNFKMSNNLSTRVSYRTDYNTDPAAGLKSTDNTLGVSLVLGF, from the coding sequence ATGAACACACTGATGAAATTCGCCACAGTTTCCGCATTGGCACTGATGGTTGCTGCGCCTGCCTCCGCACAGAACCGTATCACCGGCGTCGAAGCACTGAATGACCAGATCGACGACATCACCGATGATGTGAACACCGAAATTGCCCGCGGCGAAGATGCCGACCGTTTTGGCCCAAATGGTGTGGCACAAGGCTGGCGCGGCTCTTTCGCCCTGTCAGCGTCCGGAACATCCGGCAACACCGACACCGGTGAAATCTCTGGCGCGGGCCGCCTGACCTACGGTGTAGGCGACTGGAACCACCTGATCGGTTTCGCAACCGAATATGGCGAATCCAATGGCATCAAAAGCGAAGAAAAATTCTTTGCGACCTATGAAGGCAGCCGCTATTTCACACCATCGCTCTATGCTTTCGGCGTAGCACGTTACCAGTATGACGGCTATCTGACAGATGGCGCAGGCGTTGGCATCGACGGCTCCGAAACAGACGCTTTCCTTGGCTTTGGTCCCGGCTACCGCGTGTTGAACAAAGACAACCACACATGGCGCGTTCAAGCGGGTCCTGGCGTGCGTTACTTTAAGGACGTGACAGGATCTTCCGAAACCGAAGTCGGTTTCATCGCAACTTCGCGTTACTTCTACGGGTTCAATGAAACCGTATCTTTCACAATGGACACAGACATTCTGGGCTCCGATATCAACACCGTTATCTCCAACGATGCCGGCGTGAATTTCAAAATGTCCAACAACCTGTCCACACGGGTCAGCTACCGCACCGACTATAACACCGATCCGGCAGCGGGCCTGAAATCCACTGACAACACCCTTGGTGTGTCACTGGTTCTGGGCTTCTGA
- the grxD gene encoding Grx4 family monothiol glutaredoxin has product MSDATKTIKDTVTNNDVVLFMKGTKEMPQCGFSSRVAGVLNYMGVDYSDVNVLSDETLRQGIKDFSDWPTIPQLYVKGEFVGGCDIITEMTMSGELDTLFAENGVTFDKDAAEKIREANA; this is encoded by the coding sequence ATGAGCGACGCAACCAAAACGATCAAAGACACAGTCACCAACAACGATGTTGTCCTGTTCATGAAGGGCACAAAAGAAATGCCGCAGTGCGGGTTCTCTTCCCGCGTCGCCGGTGTTCTGAACTACATGGGGGTGGATTATTCTGACGTGAATGTCCTTTCGGACGAAACACTGCGTCAGGGCATCAAAGACTTTTCTGACTGGCCGACCATCCCGCAACTATATGTCAAAGGCGAATTCGTCGGCGGGTGCGACATCATCACAGAGATGACCATGTCAGGCGAGCTGGACACATTGTTTGCTGAAAACGGCGTGACCTTTGACAAAGACGCGGCGGAAAAAATCCGCGAAGCAAACGCCTGA
- a CDS encoding BolA/IbaG family iron-sulfur metabolism protein, producing MPMQASEIEDLLRISFPDAQIVVEGNDGVHMSAMVIDESFRGKNRVQQQRAVYAALKGKMDGANGDLHALALTTKAPE from the coding sequence ATGCCAATGCAAGCCAGCGAAATCGAAGACCTTCTGCGGATCAGCTTTCCCGACGCGCAGATCGTTGTCGAAGGCAATGACGGTGTGCATATGTCGGCCATGGTCATCGACGAAAGCTTTCGCGGCAAGAACCGCGTACAGCAGCAGCGCGCGGTCTATGCCGCACTGAAGGGCAAAATGGACGGCGCAAACGGTGATCTGCACGCGCTTGCCCTCACCACCAAAGCACCGGAATAG
- a CDS encoding cell division protein ZapA, protein MPEVKIAIGGRYFDVACQEGEESYLHAAAKMLDDEAQVLADAVGRMPEARMLLMAGLMLADKTASVEDKIAEVRAELAEREAELAGLRNVVVEPERIEVPVVPQSVTDTLAEIAARAEALAAEVDEKVGG, encoded by the coding sequence ATGCCAGAGGTCAAAATTGCCATCGGCGGTCGCTACTTTGACGTTGCCTGTCAGGAGGGCGAGGAAAGCTATCTGCACGCCGCTGCCAAAATGCTGGATGACGAAGCCCAAGTGCTCGCCGATGCCGTTGGCCGGATGCCAGAAGCGCGCATGCTGCTGATGGCGGGCCTGATGCTTGCTGACAAAACGGCAAGCGTCGAGGATAAGATCGCCGAAGTCCGCGCCGAGCTGGCAGAGCGAGAAGCAGAGCTGGCCGGTCTGCGCAATGTTGTCGTGGAACCGGAGCGCATCGAAGTTCCGGTCGTGCCGCAATCGGTCACTGATACTCTGGCGGAAATAGCCGCCCGCGCCGAGGCGCTTGCCGCTGAGGTTGACGAAAAGGTCGGCGGCTAA
- a CDS encoding LysR family transcriptional regulator, producing MDITLIRTFIEVANTGSFVAACDRLFVTQSAVSLRIQRLEDSLGHPLFTRSKAGAILTPAGEQFERYALSLLKIWEEARQQIAIPEGYSRALTIGAQHSLWPRLGFRWIDQLQLAMPDMSLRSELGMPDRLTRFLVEGMVQVALMYTPQLRPGLIVEKALDDDLVMVASYPDASAEDPDDYLFVDWGPEFVHAHALALPHLMNSGLTMSLGALSADYIMNRRAKGYLPARAVRQRLDAGKLHIVANAPRFSYPAWVVWRDDLDEDLVADARAALSKVTQETEKQHAILSKQFETMDEYVTGEED from the coding sequence ATGGACATCACCCTGATCAGAACTTTCATCGAAGTCGCTAACACTGGGTCATTCGTGGCCGCCTGCGACAGGTTGTTTGTAACTCAATCCGCTGTGAGCCTGCGAATCCAGCGGCTAGAAGACAGTCTGGGTCATCCCCTGTTCACCCGCTCCAAGGCCGGCGCGATTCTGACACCCGCGGGCGAGCAGTTTGAACGCTACGCGCTGAGCCTTCTGAAAATCTGGGAGGAAGCGCGCCAGCAAATCGCCATTCCAGAGGGCTACAGCCGTGCACTGACGATCGGTGCGCAACATTCATTGTGGCCACGGTTGGGGTTTCGATGGATCGACCAGCTTCAGCTTGCCATGCCCGACATGAGCCTGCGCAGTGAGTTGGGGATGCCCGACCGGCTGACCCGGTTTCTGGTCGAAGGAATGGTGCAGGTCGCGTTGATGTATACGCCACAACTGCGCCCGGGTCTTATTGTGGAAAAAGCGCTGGACGATGATCTGGTGATGGTCGCCTCTTACCCTGACGCGTCTGCCGAAGATCCCGACGACTATCTGTTCGTGGACTGGGGCCCGGAGTTCGTCCACGCCCACGCGCTGGCCCTGCCCCACCTTATGAATTCCGGCCTGACAATGAGCCTTGGTGCGCTATCGGCGGACTATATCATGAACCGTCGCGCGAAAGGTTATCTGCCCGCCCGCGCTGTCAGGCAGCGATTGGACGCTGGAAAACTGCATATTGTGGCAAACGCACCACGGTTTTCTTACCCTGCATGGGTCGTGTGGCGCGATGATCTGGATGAGGATCTGGTTGCCGATGCCCGTGCCGCATTGTCGAAGGTCACGCAAGAGACTGAAAAACAACATGCAATCCTGTCCAAACAGTTCGAGACGATGGACGAATACGTGACTGGTGAGGAAGACTGA
- the xylB gene encoding xylulokinase, with protein MFLGIDVGTSSVKAILIDDAQTILAQGHASLTVERPHVGWSEQDPASWIIACQTAIEGIRAAAPQAWAQLKAIGVSGHMHGAVLLDATDTPLRPCILWNDMRSSVECTELEAKADFRGIGGNIVMPGFTAPKLAWVAKHEPEVFARIAKVLLPKDYVGLWLTGDHVGDMSDAAGTLWLDVANRKWSEPLLKATGLSQDQMPRLVEGAEMAGALRGALAKEWGVGSVVVAGGAGDNAATACGLGVTEPGAGFLSLGTSGVLFATTQKFAPNTEGAVHAFCHAVPDTWHQMGVILSATDSLNWLSEIASRPVAELAAMVPHKPAAPSDALFLPYLSGERTPHNAPFAKAGFFDLTRRTTMPDMVQAVMEGVAFAFADCKRVLEAAGTQIDHVYLAGGGSRSDAWLNIIASATGLTLLKPADGDAGAALGAARLGMAASQSLTHPEIFRTPKVDKAFEPETALRDAYQERYLAYQNAYQVDN; from the coding sequence ATGTTTTTGGGAATCGATGTTGGAACGTCCAGCGTCAAAGCGATACTGATCGATGACGCCCAGACCATTCTGGCGCAGGGTCATGCAAGCCTGACGGTTGAGCGGCCGCATGTCGGCTGGTCCGAGCAGGACCCCGCAAGCTGGATCATTGCCTGCCAAACGGCCATTGAAGGAATCCGCGCCGCCGCACCGCAAGCCTGGGCACAGTTGAAAGCCATTGGTGTTTCGGGGCATATGCACGGCGCCGTTCTTTTGGATGCAACCGACACGCCATTGCGCCCCTGCATCTTGTGGAACGACATGCGCTCAAGCGTCGAATGCACCGAGCTTGAGGCGAAAGCAGATTTCCGCGGCATCGGCGGTAACATCGTCATGCCCGGATTTACAGCGCCAAAACTGGCGTGGGTTGCAAAGCACGAACCAGAGGTTTTCGCAAGAATTGCGAAGGTCTTGCTGCCAAAAGACTATGTGGGGCTGTGGCTGACGGGTGATCACGTTGGCGATATGTCCGATGCAGCTGGCACGTTATGGCTGGATGTAGCGAACCGCAAATGGTCAGAGCCATTGCTGAAGGCCACCGGCCTATCCCAAGACCAGATGCCCCGCCTTGTCGAAGGCGCCGAAATGGCTGGCGCATTGCGGGGCGCCCTTGCGAAAGAATGGGGTGTCGGATCTGTCGTCGTTGCAGGCGGCGCAGGCGATAATGCGGCAACTGCTTGTGGCTTGGGGGTGACCGAACCGGGGGCAGGGTTCCTGTCACTTGGAACCTCGGGGGTGTTGTTTGCAACAACACAGAAGTTTGCGCCAAATACCGAAGGTGCCGTTCATGCGTTTTGCCATGCCGTCCCTGACACATGGCATCAGATGGGGGTAATCCTATCTGCTACCGACAGCCTGAACTGGCTGTCCGAGATTGCGTCACGTCCGGTGGCCGAATTGGCCGCAATGGTCCCGCACAAGCCTGCCGCCCCTTCGGATGCGCTGTTCTTGCCTTACCTCAGCGGAGAGCGCACCCCCCATAACGCGCCTTTCGCCAAAGCGGGCTTTTTCGATCTGACGCGGCGCACAACAATGCCCGACATGGTGCAGGCGGTGATGGAGGGCGTGGCCTTTGCCTTTGCTGATTGCAAGCGTGTGCTGGAAGCGGCTGGCACGCAGATTGACCACGTCTATTTGGCGGGTGGCGGCAGTAGGTCGGATGCGTGGCTGAATATCATCGCCTCCGCGACAGGGCTTACCTTGCTCAAACCTGCGGACGGTGACGCAGGCGCTGCATTGGGGGCTGCACGCCTTGGTATGGCGGCCAGTCAATCGCTAACGCACCCCGAGATATTCAGAACGCCAAAGGTTGATAAAGCCTTTGAGCCTGAAACAGCCCTTCGGGATGCTTACCAAGAAAGGTATCTCGCTTACCAAAATGCGTATCAGGTGGACAATTGA